One genomic region from Chthonomonas calidirosea T49 encodes:
- a CDS encoding DUF6785 family protein, with protein sequence MADMPLQKKPFPQLASALSESQPRPYGRSLTWRVVLLCLILIPLTDFWQVEMEVVRYSAHPTTISLFFDTVFVLLCLTVANQGLKRIAPRLALERGELLLTYSVLCIAAAVSGHDMLEVFVPMLTWPFKHANSSNNWAHLIIPHLKPGLFISDPKIYKGYYVGNDTIFRWVYIRAWLPVVCIWTAFVSMLLFVMLCINVILRKQWTEHERLTYPIIQLPLQITSEQAFAPNGLFRNRLFWLGFAIAGSIDMINSLNYYYPNIPTVLTPGFGQSFLDIGQYFTSKPWNALGWTPVSFYPFMIGLGMFMPLDFLFSMWFFYWFWKLERVAVVWLGYDRDPRFPYIENQSFGAYLSFFFYAAWLSRNYIKQVLRCALGRPSELDDSTEPIRYRWAVLGVIVGVGSLVAFSAWLGMVWWIGILFFFMYFMLAIAITRMRAELGTPVHDLHFTGPEMIMTRVAGTDSFSANTLTVFSLYFWFNRAYRSHPMPHQLEGFKLAEQTRSRYRSWYFAMLFLGIFGVFVAFWNMLGLMYHYGAEAKSVLTFGPEPYNNLTAWLNTPTRGKFGELMSIFVGCGIAFFLQWMRVRFPWWPFHPLAFAVTSSWEINLVWGPLFLAWIFKGLILRYGGRGTFQKALPFFIGLMLGQFVVGSLWNIYGIARGLPTYQFWQ encoded by the coding sequence ATGGCGGATATGCCTCTACAAAAAAAGCCGTTTCCTCAGCTTGCATCGGCTCTATCCGAGAGCCAACCTCGGCCTTACGGGCGCTCTCTCACCTGGCGTGTCGTCCTCCTTTGTCTCATTCTTATTCCCCTAACCGATTTTTGGCAAGTGGAAATGGAGGTCGTGCGCTACTCCGCGCATCCCACCACTATCTCCCTTTTTTTCGATACCGTGTTTGTTCTGCTCTGCCTCACAGTGGCCAATCAAGGCCTTAAACGCATCGCCCCTCGACTTGCCCTGGAGCGCGGAGAGCTGCTTCTCACCTACTCCGTTCTCTGCATCGCCGCCGCCGTCAGCGGACACGACATGTTGGAGGTCTTCGTCCCCATGCTTACTTGGCCTTTTAAGCACGCCAACTCCTCCAACAACTGGGCGCATCTCATTATCCCCCACCTAAAACCGGGGCTTTTCATCAGCGACCCTAAAATCTATAAGGGTTACTATGTGGGCAACGATACCATCTTTCGATGGGTCTACATTCGGGCCTGGCTGCCTGTCGTGTGCATCTGGACGGCTTTCGTCTCCATGTTGCTATTTGTTATGCTTTGCATTAATGTGATTTTGCGCAAACAGTGGACCGAACACGAACGCCTAACCTACCCCATCATTCAACTGCCTCTACAGATCACTTCAGAGCAGGCTTTTGCACCGAATGGGCTTTTCCGAAACCGGCTCTTCTGGCTCGGCTTCGCCATCGCCGGCTCCATTGATATGATCAACAGTCTTAACTACTACTATCCCAATATTCCCACGGTGCTGACCCCCGGTTTCGGCCAAAGTTTTTTAGATATAGGCCAATATTTCACCTCAAAACCGTGGAATGCCTTGGGGTGGACTCCGGTTTCCTTCTACCCTTTTATGATCGGATTAGGCATGTTTATGCCGCTCGACTTTCTGTTCTCTATGTGGTTTTTCTACTGGTTCTGGAAGTTAGAACGCGTCGCCGTCGTGTGGCTTGGCTACGACCGTGACCCGCGCTTCCCTTACATCGAAAATCAGTCGTTTGGTGCCTATCTCTCTTTCTTCTTCTATGCGGCTTGGCTTAGCCGCAACTACATTAAGCAGGTGCTGCGCTGTGCGTTAGGACGTCCCTCTGAACTTGACGATAGCACCGAGCCCATTCGCTATCGCTGGGCCGTATTGGGCGTTATTGTGGGTGTAGGCTCGCTCGTTGCTTTCTCAGCTTGGCTAGGAATGGTCTGGTGGATAGGCATTCTGTTTTTCTTTATGTACTTTATGCTTGCCATCGCCATTACCCGCATGCGTGCAGAACTGGGCACGCCGGTTCATGACCTCCACTTTACCGGCCCAGAGATGATCATGACACGCGTGGCCGGCACAGATAGCTTCTCGGCCAACACACTCACCGTGTTCTCCCTCTATTTCTGGTTCAACCGCGCTTACCGTAGTCACCCTATGCCCCATCAGTTAGAGGGATTCAAACTCGCTGAACAGACTCGTTCTCGCTATCGAAGCTGGTACTTTGCGATGCTTTTCCTCGGTATTTTTGGGGTGTTTGTAGCGTTTTGGAACATGCTGGGGTTGATGTACCACTACGGCGCCGAAGCCAAAAGCGTCCTGACCTTTGGGCCGGAACCTTACAACAACCTAACCGCCTGGCTCAACACGCCCACCCGTGGCAAGTTCGGCGAACTGATGTCTATTTTTGTGGGATGCGGCATCGCCTTCTTTCTCCAGTGGATGCGGGTTCGGTTCCCATGGTGGCCTTTCCATCCTTTGGCTTTTGCCGTCACCTCCTCTTGGGAGATCAATTTGGTATGGGGGCCGCTTTTCCTCGCATGGATATTCAAAGGCCTTATCCTTCGCTACGGAGGGCGAGGCACTTTTCAAAAAGCGCTACCCTTTTTTATCGGCTTGATGTTGGGGCAGTTCGTGGTAGGGAGTCTATGGAATATCTACGGCATCGCAAGAGGCCTACCAACCTATCAGTTCTGGCAATAG
- a CDS encoding prephenate dehydrogenase, whose protein sequence is MRASEERVCPVLFSQVAILGMGLMGTSLGMALRQQGLAQTVVGYDVQPSHLHMASKQGALDKVVGTPVEALADADLVVFAVPPYAIIEQLTCLAPYIPARALVTDLGSVKGAIVQRGEELLGARFVGGHPMAGGTQSGPQAAQPDLFREAAWAIVRSKPFTLKNDPWALRLAAFVEALGAHPLPMEAAQHDHLAALVSHLPHLLSFAFMKTVEAEPERELAKQLAGGSFRDLTRIAAADNALWREIFLQNREELLQALAAFESQLALLRKEIEQN, encoded by the coding sequence ATGAGGGCATCTGAAGAGCGGGTTTGCCCTGTTCTCTTCAGTCAGGTGGCCATCCTCGGCATGGGCCTCATGGGCACCTCCTTGGGGATGGCCCTACGTCAGCAAGGGCTTGCGCAAACGGTGGTCGGCTATGATGTTCAGCCAAGCCATCTGCATATGGCCTCTAAGCAAGGTGCCTTAGATAAGGTTGTAGGGACACCTGTGGAGGCGCTTGCAGATGCCGATCTCGTGGTGTTTGCCGTGCCCCCTTATGCCATCATCGAGCAGCTGACGTGCTTGGCCCCTTACATTCCCGCGCGAGCTCTTGTGACCGACCTCGGCAGCGTGAAGGGGGCGATTGTGCAACGCGGTGAGGAGCTTTTGGGGGCGCGATTTGTGGGGGGGCATCCCATGGCGGGAGGAACGCAATCGGGGCCACAGGCCGCACAACCCGATCTTTTTCGTGAGGCCGCATGGGCCATCGTCCGCTCAAAGCCCTTCACGTTGAAAAATGACCCTTGGGCGCTACGGCTAGCAGCATTTGTCGAAGCGTTAGGGGCGCATCCTCTGCCGATGGAGGCGGCGCAACATGACCATCTAGCGGCTCTCGTCAGCCACCTGCCCCATCTGCTTTCCTTTGCTTTCATGAAAACGGTGGAGGCCGAGCCGGAACGAGAGCTTGCAAAGCAGTTGGCAGGGGGCAGCTTTCGTGACCTCACACGCATCGCGGCTGCTGACAACGCCCTTTGGAGAGAGATTTTTCTGCAGAATCGAGAGGAACTGCTGCAGGCGCTTGCCGCTTTTGAAAGTCAACTAGCGCTTTTACGCAAAGAGATAGAGCAGAATTAG
- a CDS encoding prepilin-type N-terminal cleavage/methylation domain-containing protein, translated as MKKQQAFTLIELLVVIAIIAILAAILFPVFAQAREKARAISCLSNMKQLATAEQMYTQDYDEMLERIRVACNPSVCTGDKWAIGAQDELNPYIKNKAIWHCPDDPYQRVNCISRANGDPGGPISYSFTHYQDGYDEGQIGGYTATFGIHAYYVGQDSKRLAGIGAPASTISIFELWTTVSMWNGYAYWRWDQRNLADPNWPTAPDNFSVSWCGGQGYFSMGAHNGMSNYAFVDGHVKTLKRTSIMSWPWTPQAIAQRAAAGQKNFNLVSWDDQYK; from the coding sequence ATGAAAAAACAGCAAGCGTTCACACTCATTGAGTTACTTGTCGTTATCGCCATTATCGCGATTCTTGCGGCGATCCTCTTTCCGGTGTTCGCTCAGGCACGCGAGAAAGCACGGGCCATTAGCTGCCTCTCAAATATGAAGCAGCTGGCCACGGCTGAGCAGATGTATACGCAAGACTACGATGAGATGCTTGAACGAATACGGGTTGCCTGTAACCCAAGTGTCTGTACCGGAGACAAGTGGGCGATAGGTGCCCAAGACGAACTGAACCCCTACATTAAAAACAAAGCGATTTGGCACTGTCCCGACGATCCCTATCAACGCGTCAACTGCATCTCCCGTGCAAACGGCGACCCCGGTGGCCCGATCAGCTACTCCTTTACTCACTATCAAGATGGCTACGATGAAGGCCAAATAGGCGGTTATACTGCGACGTTTGGCATTCATGCCTACTATGTGGGGCAGGACTCGAAAAGGTTGGCCGGCATCGGCGCTCCCGCCTCGACGATCTCCATTTTCGAGCTTTGGACTACGGTCAGCATGTGGAATGGCTACGCCTATTGGCGGTGGGACCAACGTAACCTTGCCGATCCAAATTGGCCGACAGCGCCCGATAACTTCAGCGTGAGTTGGTGCGGAGGACAGGGCTATTTCTCGATGGGCGCCCATAACGGCATGTCAAACTATGCGTTCGTAGACGGCCACGTGAAGACGCTGAAGCGAACCTCTATTATGTCGTGGCCATGGACGCCACAAGCTATTGCTCAGCGGGCCGCCGCAGGACAGAAGAACTTTAACCTTGTAAGCTGG
- the aroF gene encoding 3-deoxy-7-phosphoheptulonate synthase — translation MIIVLQPDATEEQQEALLADLKARGYGVHCSRGVERTIVGVIGTPERDKDGLIEHFESLPYVERVIPILKPYKLVGKAFRPEGTVLNVRGVQIGGGTLCVMAGPCTVESAEMLLETARFVKKMGAHILRGGAFKPSTSPYSFHGLGEEGLKILQEASLETGLPIITEVMDTRDVELVGRYTDIFQIGTRNMTNFSLLREVGNTRKPVMLKRGWASTIEEWLQAAEYIASQGNYEIILCERGIRTFETYTRNTFDLNAIPAIKELSHLPIFADPSHATGKRSLVPAITLGAVAAGVDGLIIEVHPNPEKAVKDGPQSLSFEQFGQLMQAVRPVAEAVGKRL, via the coding sequence GTGATTATCGTTTTGCAGCCGGATGCAACGGAGGAACAGCAAGAGGCACTGTTGGCCGATCTCAAAGCCCGTGGTTATGGCGTTCACTGTTCGCGCGGCGTAGAGCGCACCATTGTTGGGGTTATCGGGACGCCGGAACGGGATAAAGACGGATTGATCGAGCATTTCGAATCGCTGCCCTATGTGGAGCGCGTCATCCCTATCCTCAAGCCCTATAAGCTGGTTGGCAAAGCTTTCCGCCCAGAAGGAACCGTTTTGAACGTACGGGGTGTGCAGATTGGCGGCGGCACCCTCTGCGTTATGGCGGGTCCGTGCACGGTGGAGTCGGCGGAGATGTTGTTGGAGACAGCCCGCTTTGTGAAGAAAATGGGCGCGCACATCCTGCGTGGCGGGGCGTTTAAGCCCTCCACATCGCCCTACTCCTTCCACGGACTCGGGGAGGAGGGGTTGAAAATCCTTCAGGAGGCGAGTTTAGAGACCGGTTTGCCCATCATCACCGAGGTCATGGATACGCGCGATGTGGAGCTAGTGGGGCGCTACACCGACATCTTTCAGATCGGCACGCGCAATATGACCAACTTCAGCCTTCTGCGGGAGGTGGGGAATACGCGCAAACCCGTGATGCTGAAACGCGGTTGGGCCAGCACCATCGAGGAGTGGCTCCAGGCCGCAGAGTACATCGCAAGTCAAGGGAACTACGAGATCATTCTCTGTGAACGCGGCATCCGCACCTTTGAAACCTATACGCGCAATACCTTTGACCTGAACGCCATTCCTGCGATAAAGGAGCTATCGCATCTGCCCATCTTTGCCGATCCCTCTCATGCCACAGGCAAACGCAGTTTGGTGCCGGCAATAACCTTAGGGGCCGTGGCCGCGGGGGTAGATGGGCTTATTATTGAGGTGCATCCCAACCCCGAAAAGGCCGTGAAAGACGGGCCGCAGTCGCTTTCGTTTGAGCAGTTTGGGCAGCTGATGCAGGCGGTGAGGCCTGTGGCGGAGGCTGTTGGTAAGCGCTTATGA